The Burkholderia pyrrocinia genome includes a region encoding these proteins:
- a CDS encoding SRPBCC family protein, which produces MEIRSQWTFDCRPEHVWPHFLHARMDDTRPLLFRLGVPKPVSCRVLEGTPAVGNTRQCTTDRGTIDQRILVLDENRRLRYRMVSSTVWCRDWVGLLEDEFTLTPVEGGKTRVERRTVFSARGIFKPVRQIGLWLALQQAHRYAARNWRRLASAAKGHAAQPALTPGNRADPRVRSGP; this is translated from the coding sequence GTGGAAATTCGATCGCAGTGGACGTTCGATTGCCGTCCCGAGCATGTGTGGCCGCATTTCCTCCATGCCCGGATGGACGACACGCGGCCGTTGCTGTTCCGCCTCGGCGTGCCGAAGCCGGTCAGTTGCCGCGTGCTCGAAGGCACGCCGGCGGTCGGCAACACGCGGCAGTGCACGACCGATCGCGGCACCATCGACCAGCGGATTCTCGTGCTCGACGAGAATCGTCGGCTGCGTTACCGGATGGTGTCGTCGACGGTATGGTGCCGCGACTGGGTCGGCCTGCTCGAGGACGAATTCACGCTGACGCCCGTCGAAGGCGGCAAGACGCGCGTCGAGCGGCGGACTGTGTTCAGCGCGCGCGGCATCTTCAAGCCGGTTCGGCAGATCGGCCTGTGGCTGGCGCTGCAGCAGGCCCACCGGTATGCAGCGCGCAACTGGCGGCGCCTCGCAAGTGCGGCAAAGGGGCATGCCGCGCAGCCGGCGCTCACCCCGGGCAACCGAGCCGATCCGCGAGTTCGTTCAGGTCCTTGA
- a CDS encoding DUF3005 domain-containing protein, translating to MQNAESNPTPKKQQEAGAKRAETTPAAGGNKPDAPTRAAGSARRPLSPEAVAAKMPTGLPPIERGVNAVDSGDPVRRAAGRIPTLDNANMAMTDSTVDVDGKGMEAAAGASEWHDNVIYSNASLDDAVDTPDEGLGGIESRPAGNLPQIATRPGWRVCHTGDVDIEHGNGTRAEHVIRLERVD from the coding sequence ATGCAGAACGCGGAATCGAACCCTACCCCGAAAAAGCAGCAGGAAGCGGGCGCGAAGCGCGCTGAAACAACGCCGGCCGCAGGCGGCAACAAGCCGGATGCGCCGACCCGGGCCGCCGGATCGGCGCGGCGGCCGCTGTCGCCCGAAGCGGTCGCCGCGAAGATGCCGACCGGGCTGCCGCCGATCGAACGTGGCGTGAATGCGGTCGATAGTGGCGACCCCGTGCGGCGCGCGGCCGGCCGGATCCCGACGCTCGACAACGCGAACATGGCGATGACCGACAGCACGGTCGACGTCGACGGCAAGGGCATGGAAGCCGCCGCGGGCGCGTCGGAGTGGCACGACAACGTGATCTATTCGAACGCGTCGCTCGACGACGCGGTCGATACGCCCGACGAAGGGCTTGGCGGGATCGAGAGCCGGCCCGCCGGCAACCTGCCGCAGATCGCGACGCGGCCGGGCTGGCGCGTGTGCCATACCGGCGATGTCGATATCGAGCACGGCAACGGGACGCGCGCCGAGCATGTGATCCGTCTCGAGCGCGTCGACTGA
- a CDS encoding MFS transporter, translating into MQTRSTLDEHATVATPAPARTAKHYLLAGWASMAGTTIEWYDFFLYGTAAALVFNRIFFPSLDPVVGTLAAFGTFAVGFIGRPMGGIVFGHFGDRIGRKSMLMITLLLMGVPSMIIGLIPSYDSIGYWAAALLIAMRFLQGMAVGGEWGGAVLMAVEHAPKGRKGLFGSLPQTGVGLGLILSSVAMAAVAALPEADMLSWGWRVPFLASIALVGLGWFIRAKVPESPDFEKMQRQGKAEKSPVMAALRRHPREVLTIVGARAAENTWFYMVVTFALAYATQQLHLPKAEMLHAITAGAALSLVTMPLCGHLSDKIGQRRMFAIGLVLMCAFAAPFFMMLGTQQTSYAWWAIVLGLGVVFPILYAPESLLFAQQFPAEIRYSGISLSVQLAGVIGGGFAPMIATSLLKVGGGQPHYVIAYLVGFGVFALACTALMRPARA; encoded by the coding sequence ATGCAGACGCGATCCACCCTCGATGAGCATGCGACAGTCGCGACGCCGGCACCCGCCCGCACCGCGAAGCACTACCTGCTGGCCGGCTGGGCCAGCATGGCCGGCACGACGATCGAGTGGTACGACTTCTTCCTCTACGGCACGGCCGCCGCGCTCGTATTCAACCGCATCTTCTTCCCGTCGCTGGACCCCGTCGTCGGCACGCTCGCCGCGTTCGGCACGTTCGCGGTCGGCTTCATCGGCCGGCCGATGGGCGGCATCGTGTTCGGCCACTTCGGCGACCGGATCGGCCGCAAGTCGATGCTGATGATCACGCTGCTGCTGATGGGCGTGCCGAGCATGATCATCGGGCTGATCCCGTCGTACGACAGCATCGGCTACTGGGCCGCCGCGCTGCTGATCGCGATGCGCTTCCTGCAGGGGATGGCCGTCGGCGGCGAATGGGGCGGCGCGGTGCTGATGGCCGTCGAACACGCGCCGAAGGGCCGCAAGGGGCTGTTCGGCAGCCTGCCGCAGACGGGCGTCGGGCTCGGCCTGATCCTGTCGTCGGTCGCGATGGCCGCGGTGGCCGCGCTGCCGGAAGCCGACATGCTGTCGTGGGGCTGGCGCGTGCCGTTCCTCGCGAGCATCGCGCTGGTCGGCCTCGGCTGGTTCATCCGCGCGAAGGTGCCCGAATCGCCCGACTTCGAGAAGATGCAGCGCCAGGGCAAGGCCGAGAAATCGCCCGTGATGGCCGCGCTGCGCCGCCACCCGCGCGAGGTGCTGACGATCGTCGGCGCGCGCGCCGCCGAAAATACCTGGTTCTACATGGTCGTCACGTTCGCGCTCGCTTACGCGACGCAGCAGCTTCATCTGCCGAAGGCCGAGATGCTGCACGCGATCACGGCCGGCGCCGCGCTGTCGCTCGTCACGATGCCGCTGTGCGGCCACCTGAGCGACAAGATCGGCCAGCGCCGGATGTTCGCGATCGGCCTCGTGCTGATGTGCGCGTTCGCCGCGCCGTTCTTCATGATGCTCGGCACGCAGCAGACGTCGTACGCATGGTGGGCGATCGTGCTCGGCCTCGGCGTCGTGTTCCCGATCCTCTACGCGCCCGAATCGCTGCTGTTCGCACAGCAGTTCCCGGCGGAAATCCGCTACAGCGGCATCTCGCTGTCGGTGCAGTTGGCCGGCGTGATCGGCGGCGGCTTCGCGCCGATGATCGCGACGTCGCTGCTCAAGGTCGGCGGCGGCCAACCCCATTACGTGATCGCGTACCTCGTCGGCTTCGGCGTGTTCGCGCTCGCGTGTACCGCGCTGATGCGTCCGGCGCGCGCCTGA
- a CDS encoding DUF4397 domain-containing protein, with the protein MKSIRTLVALCSVISVLAACGGDGNDVGTELGISKPQARFINAVPAGPNLDYYLNAKIDQAGVAYKGVTRYHDVDSGTQNASYDVSGTTTTVAAQSFSAANGHHYTTVALPSTSSPISVIDDPFDKALLSDKARVRSFNASPNAQNVDVYVVPPGTDITTQSPTLAGAAYQNAVPASTQDSIYLNGGSYQVIVTTAGSKAPILKTAPVAINNNADWLLVTIPSGGIGDVTPNDIHVLVAQGNDADTSAQELGPQ; encoded by the coding sequence ATGAAATCAATACGAACGCTGGTAGCCCTGTGCTCGGTCATTTCCGTGCTCGCGGCGTGCGGCGGCGACGGCAACGACGTCGGCACCGAACTCGGCATCTCGAAGCCGCAGGCGCGCTTCATCAACGCGGTGCCGGCCGGGCCGAACCTCGACTACTACCTGAATGCGAAGATCGACCAGGCGGGCGTCGCGTACAAGGGCGTGACGCGCTATCACGACGTCGACTCGGGTACGCAGAACGCGAGCTACGACGTTTCCGGTACGACCACGACCGTCGCCGCGCAATCGTTCAGCGCGGCGAACGGCCATCACTACACGACGGTCGCGCTGCCGAGCACGTCGTCGCCGATCTCCGTGATCGACGATCCGTTCGACAAGGCCCTGCTGTCGGACAAGGCGCGCGTGCGCAGCTTCAACGCGTCGCCGAACGCGCAGAACGTCGACGTGTATGTCGTCCCGCCGGGCACCGACATCACGACGCAAAGCCCGACGCTGGCGGGCGCGGCCTACCAGAACGCAGTGCCGGCATCGACCCAGGATTCGATCTACCTGAACGGCGGCAGCTACCAGGTGATCGTCACGACAGCCGGCAGCAAGGCGCCGATCCTCAAGACCGCGCCGGTCGCCATCAACAACAACGCCGACTGGCTGCTCGTGACGATTCCGTCGGGCGGGATCGGCGACGTAACGCCGAACGATATCCACGTGCTGGTTGCACAAGGCAACGACGCCGATACGTCCGCGCAGGAACTGGGTCCGCAGTAA
- a CDS encoding DUF7003 family protein has translation MNFDIGKILSVLDDCCGQYVFPMLDNGYVYLAATRLSLYRSLEDWALVMEVFGYSPRAGMPDTHIYTFGSRLNRQRSRQQFVNEEAYRTWLAANAHNESVFVFPVDEGDWMGDYKEYVAEGRHSVRVRGERMNVPRLDEYAGHGIVLLESPAVRVFEFCRFLAAIARDSVLATVAEQRGCVPVECAKILQLDEWRHPDVVNGETPGGNATFRSLADVLVTGDPSRYRPSAEPNTHWKHWPDGGAL, from the coding sequence ATGAATTTCGACATCGGAAAAATTTTGTCCGTACTGGACGATTGCTGCGGTCAGTACGTATTTCCCATGCTGGACAACGGTTACGTGTACCTGGCGGCAACCCGGTTGTCGCTTTACCGCTCGCTGGAGGATTGGGCACTCGTGATGGAGGTGTTCGGCTATTCGCCGAGAGCAGGCATGCCCGACACGCACATTTACACATTCGGAAGCCGTCTGAACCGGCAAAGGTCGCGGCAGCAGTTCGTCAACGAAGAGGCGTACCGGACGTGGCTGGCAGCCAATGCGCATAACGAATCCGTGTTCGTTTTTCCCGTCGACGAAGGGGACTGGATGGGCGACTACAAGGAGTATGTGGCGGAAGGCCGGCACTCGGTCAGGGTGCGCGGCGAGCGGATGAATGTGCCTCGACTGGACGAGTACGCCGGCCATGGCATCGTTCTGCTTGAGTCGCCCGCCGTGCGCGTGTTCGAATTCTGTCGTTTCCTCGCGGCCATCGCGCGCGACAGCGTGCTGGCCACGGTGGCCGAGCAGCGCGGATGTGTTCCCGTCGAGTGCGCGAAGATCCTGCAGCTTGACGAATGGCGTCACCCGGACGTGGTGAATGGGGAGACCCCCGGTGGCAATGCAACCTTCCGGTCCCTCGCGGACGTACTGGTAACCGGCGATCCTTCGCGATATCGGCCTTCGGCCGAGCCGAATACGCACTGGAAGCATTGGCCGGATGGCGGGGCGCTTTGA
- a CDS encoding hydrolase: MASEPIRDPANDHLLTPQNAAFIVIDYQPVQVNSIASMDRQLLINNIVGASKAAVAYNLPIVHSTVNVKTGLNKPPIPQLRAALEGYPTYDRTSINSWEDVEFRKAVEATGRKKLIMTALWTEACLTFPALDALKAGYEVYVVVDAVGGTSVAAHEAALRRIEQAGGQMISVVQLFCELQRDWARSATVPAFINLFIETGGTAGIQFSYDKS; this comes from the coding sequence ATGGCAAGCGAACCGATTCGCGACCCCGCGAACGACCACCTGCTCACCCCGCAGAACGCGGCGTTCATCGTCATCGATTACCAGCCGGTCCAGGTGAACTCCATCGCGTCGATGGATCGCCAACTGCTGATCAACAACATCGTCGGCGCGTCGAAGGCGGCCGTTGCGTATAACCTGCCGATCGTCCATTCGACCGTCAACGTGAAGACCGGCCTGAACAAGCCGCCGATTCCGCAACTGCGCGCGGCGCTCGAAGGTTATCCGACCTACGATCGCACGAGCATCAACTCGTGGGAAGACGTCGAGTTCCGCAAAGCCGTCGAGGCGACCGGCCGCAAGAAGCTGATCATGACCGCGCTGTGGACCGAAGCGTGCCTGACGTTCCCGGCGCTCGACGCGCTGAAGGCCGGCTACGAGGTGTACGTGGTCGTCGATGCGGTCGGCGGCACGTCGGTCGCCGCGCACGAAGCCGCGCTGCGCCGCATCGAGCAGGCCGGCGGCCAGATGATCAGCGTCGTGCAACTGTTCTGCGAATTGCAGCGCGACTGGGCGCGCAGCGCCACCGTGCCGGCATTCATCAACCTGTTCATCGAAACCGGCGGCACGGCCGGCATCCAGTTCTCGTACGACAAGAGCTGA
- a CDS encoding LysR family transcriptional regulator, whose translation MRHATEPVSGNLNWDDLRFFLEVARTQRASGAAKRLGVDYTTVARRIRALEAAMGTLLFDKSRSGGFTLTAEGQRLVAYADAMETTVQSACDQVANTGAALSGHVRIGSTEGFGCFFLAPQLARFRAAHPHVTVDLLPVPHFVNLPKREADLAITLERPDRGPYVVTKLCDYQLRLYATRDYLANHAPITCTDDLAQHAFISYVDDLAFSSELLYLERAVPGATAGLRTTSVIAQVFAALQGGGLAILPCFMAATQPALVPVLPDDVVVTRCFWLTCREDLRKLRRVTALWDYLRAAADANRELLMGESGVLRFVTDANGAGKA comes from the coding sequence ATGCGACATGCCACCGAGCCGGTTTCCGGCAACCTCAACTGGGACGACCTGCGTTTCTTCCTCGAAGTCGCGCGCACGCAGCGCGCGAGCGGCGCCGCGAAGCGGCTTGGTGTCGACTACACGACCGTCGCGCGGCGCATTCGCGCGCTCGAGGCCGCGATGGGCACGCTGCTGTTCGACAAGTCGCGCTCCGGCGGCTTCACGCTGACGGCCGAAGGGCAGCGGCTCGTCGCGTACGCGGACGCGATGGAGACGACCGTGCAGTCCGCGTGCGACCAGGTCGCGAACACGGGCGCGGCGCTGTCGGGCCACGTGCGGATCGGGTCGACCGAGGGGTTCGGCTGTTTTTTCCTGGCGCCGCAGCTCGCGCGGTTTCGCGCCGCGCATCCGCACGTGACGGTCGACCTGCTGCCGGTCCCGCATTTCGTCAACCTGCCGAAGCGCGAGGCCGACCTGGCGATCACGCTCGAGCGGCCCGATCGCGGGCCCTATGTGGTCACGAAGCTGTGCGACTACCAGTTGCGGCTCTATGCGACGCGCGACTATCTCGCGAACCATGCGCCGATCACGTGCACGGACGATCTCGCGCAGCATGCGTTCATCAGCTACGTCGACGATCTCGCGTTCAGCAGCGAGTTGCTGTACCTCGAGCGCGCGGTGCCGGGCGCGACGGCCGGGCTGCGCACGACGAGCGTGATCGCGCAGGTTTTCGCGGCGCTGCAGGGCGGCGGGCTCGCGATCCTGCCGTGCTTCATGGCGGCCACGCAGCCGGCGCTGGTGCCCGTGCTGCCGGACGACGTGGTCGTCACGCGGTGCTTCTGGCTGACGTGCCGCGAGGATCTGCGCAAGCTGCGGCGCGTGACCGCGCTGTGGGATTACCTGCGTGCGGCGGCGGACGCGAATCGGGAATTGCTGATGGGGGAGTCGGGGGTGTTGCGGTTCGTCACGGATGCAAACGGAGCGGGAAAGGCATGA
- a CDS encoding haloacid dehalogenase type II, with amino-acid sequence MTNPTEIKALVFDVFGTIVDWRSGVARGAAAFLERHAPALDPFEFADAWRAEYSPSMEEIRSGRRRYVRLDVLHRENLVRTLDRYGIVDVPDADIDALNLAWHSLDPWPDAVAALHRLKRRFIIAPLSNGNIRLIVDVAKRAGLPWDAILGAEVVRAYKPSPQVYSDTVEILGVAPAELCLVAAHNGDLAAARRLGLSTAFVLRPTEHGPGQTTDLQADDAWDFDVKDLNELADRLGCPG; translated from the coding sequence ATGACGAACCCCACCGAAATCAAGGCGCTCGTTTTCGATGTCTTCGGCACGATCGTCGACTGGAGAAGCGGCGTCGCACGCGGCGCCGCCGCGTTCCTCGAACGCCACGCGCCGGCGCTCGATCCGTTCGAGTTCGCCGATGCGTGGCGCGCCGAATATTCGCCGTCGATGGAAGAAATCCGCAGCGGGCGCCGCCGCTACGTGCGGCTCGACGTGCTGCACCGCGAGAACCTCGTCCGCACGCTCGACCGCTACGGGATCGTCGACGTGCCCGACGCCGACATCGATGCGCTCAACCTCGCGTGGCACAGCCTCGACCCGTGGCCCGACGCCGTCGCCGCGCTGCACCGGCTGAAGCGGCGCTTCATCATCGCGCCGCTGTCGAACGGCAACATCCGGCTGATAGTCGACGTCGCGAAACGCGCCGGGCTGCCGTGGGACGCGATTCTCGGCGCCGAAGTCGTTCGCGCGTACAAGCCGTCGCCGCAGGTGTACAGCGACACGGTCGAGATTCTCGGCGTCGCGCCGGCCGAGCTGTGCCTGGTCGCGGCCCACAACGGCGATCTCGCCGCCGCGCGCCGGCTCGGGCTGTCGACCGCGTTCGTGCTGCGGCCGACCGAACACGGGCCCGGCCAGACGACCGACCTGCAAGCCGACGATGCGTGGGACTTCGACGTCAAGGACCTGAACGAACTCGCGGATCGGCTCGGTTGCCCGGGGTGA
- a CDS encoding CoA-acylating methylmalonate-semialdehyde dehydrogenase: protein MNAAVPQTTLALPTAKLLIDGAFVESQSAEWGDIVNPATQEVIGRVPYATLDEVDAAIASAQRAFQTWKTTPIGARLRIMLKFQDLVRRNLERIAHTLTAEQGKTLPDAQGDIFRGLEVVEHACSIGTLQQGEFAENVAGGVDTYTLRQPIGVCAGITPFNFPGMIPLWMFPMAIVCGNTFVLKPSEQDPLSTMQLVELAIEAGVPQGVLNVVHGGKTVVDRLCTHPDIKAISFVGSTRVGTHVYNLGSQHGKRVQSMMGAKNHAVVLPDAHREQSINALVGAGFGAAGQRCMATSVVVLVGKARDWLPDLVEKAKALKINAGHEPGTDVGPVVSKAAQARIKALIDEGVKAGATLLLDGRGVKVPGYEQGNFVGPTVFSGVTTDMSIYTEEIFGPVVIVLEAETLDEAIALVNANPFGNGVGLFTQSGAAARKFQSEIDIGQVGINIPIPVPVPYFSFTGSRGSKLGDLGPYGKQVVQFYTQTKTVTARWFDDDATAGGVNTTIALR from the coding sequence ATGAACGCCGCAGTTCCCCAGACCACCCTCGCCCTGCCTACCGCCAAGCTGCTGATCGACGGCGCGTTCGTCGAATCGCAAAGCGCCGAATGGGGCGACATCGTCAACCCCGCGACGCAGGAAGTGATCGGCCGCGTGCCGTATGCGACGCTCGACGAGGTCGATGCCGCGATCGCGTCCGCGCAGCGCGCGTTCCAGACGTGGAAGACGACGCCGATCGGCGCGCGGCTGCGCATCATGCTGAAGTTCCAGGATCTCGTGCGCCGCAATCTCGAACGGATCGCGCACACGCTGACGGCCGAGCAAGGCAAGACGCTGCCCGACGCGCAGGGCGACATCTTCCGCGGCCTCGAAGTAGTCGAGCATGCATGCTCGATCGGCACGCTGCAGCAAGGCGAATTCGCGGAGAACGTTGCGGGCGGCGTCGATACCTACACGCTGCGCCAGCCGATCGGCGTGTGCGCGGGCATCACGCCGTTCAACTTCCCCGGGATGATCCCGCTGTGGATGTTCCCGATGGCGATCGTGTGCGGCAATACGTTCGTGCTGAAGCCGTCGGAGCAGGATCCGCTGTCGACGATGCAGCTCGTCGAACTCGCGATCGAGGCCGGCGTGCCGCAAGGCGTGCTGAACGTCGTGCACGGCGGCAAGACGGTGGTCGACCGCCTCTGCACGCATCCGGACATCAAGGCGATCTCGTTCGTCGGCTCGACGCGCGTCGGCACGCACGTGTACAACCTCGGCAGCCAGCACGGCAAGCGCGTGCAGTCGATGATGGGCGCGAAGAACCACGCGGTCGTGCTGCCCGATGCGCACCGCGAGCAGTCGATCAACGCGCTCGTCGGCGCGGGCTTCGGCGCGGCCGGCCAGCGCTGCATGGCGACGTCGGTCGTCGTGCTCGTCGGCAAGGCGCGCGACTGGCTGCCCGATCTCGTCGAGAAGGCGAAGGCGCTGAAGATCAACGCGGGTCACGAGCCGGGCACGGATGTCGGGCCCGTCGTGTCGAAGGCCGCGCAGGCGCGCATCAAGGCGCTGATCGACGAAGGCGTGAAGGCCGGCGCGACGCTGCTGCTCGACGGCCGCGGCGTGAAGGTGCCCGGCTACGAGCAGGGCAACTTCGTCGGCCCGACGGTCTTTTCGGGCGTGACGACCGACATGTCGATCTACACGGAAGAAATCTTCGGGCCGGTGGTGATCGTGCTCGAAGCCGAGACGCTCGACGAAGCGATCGCGCTCGTCAACGCGAACCCGTTCGGCAACGGCGTCGGGCTGTTCACGCAGAGCGGCGCGGCCGCGCGCAAGTTCCAGAGCGAGATCGACATCGGCCAGGTCGGCATCAACATCCCGATTCCGGTGCCGGTGCCCTACTTCAGCTTCACCGGCTCGCGCGGCTCGAAGCTCGGCGATCTCGGCCCGTACGGCAAGCAGGTCGTGCAGTTCTACACGCAGACGAAGACGGTCACCGCGCGCTGGTTCGACGACGACGCGACGGCCGGCGGCGTGAACACGACGATCGCGCTGCGCTGA
- a CDS encoding LysR substrate-binding domain-containing protein, protein MDDLNDLYYFVKVVEHGGFTQAGRALDVPKSTLSRRIAALEAKYDVRLLQRTTRHFTVTETGREFYERCLAVLVEADAAREVIERRHAEPRGIVRVSCPTALLEYRVSELVARFMAIHPQVHVHLEATNRRVDLLSEGFDLALRVRFPPLEDSDLVMRILGDSPQRLVAAPQRLDGRAALSDPAELAGAPSLDWGPARHHVWQLVGPNGEHAQLRHHPRFITDDMHALRDAAIHGVGIVQLPCMVVEDDLRNGTLVDVLPGWVPKGGVMHAVFPSRRGLLPRVRLLIDFLAEHIRKD, encoded by the coding sequence ATGGATGACCTGAACGACCTCTACTATTTCGTGAAGGTGGTCGAGCATGGCGGGTTCACGCAGGCCGGGCGCGCGCTGGATGTCCCGAAATCGACGCTGAGCCGGCGCATCGCGGCGCTGGAAGCGAAGTACGATGTGCGGCTGCTGCAGCGCACGACGCGTCATTTCACGGTCACGGAAACGGGGCGCGAATTCTACGAGCGCTGTCTCGCCGTGCTGGTCGAAGCCGACGCCGCGCGCGAGGTGATCGAGCGCCGGCACGCGGAGCCGCGCGGCATCGTCCGCGTGAGCTGCCCGACCGCGCTGCTCGAATATCGCGTGAGCGAACTGGTCGCGCGTTTCATGGCGATTCATCCGCAGGTGCACGTGCATCTCGAGGCAACGAACCGCCGTGTCGACCTGCTGAGCGAAGGGTTCGACCTCGCGCTGCGCGTGCGCTTTCCACCACTGGAGGACAGCGATCTCGTGATGCGCATCCTCGGCGACAGCCCGCAGCGGCTGGTGGCCGCGCCGCAACGGCTGGACGGGCGTGCCGCGCTGTCAGACCCGGCCGAGCTGGCCGGCGCGCCGAGCCTCGACTGGGGGCCGGCGCGGCATCACGTGTGGCAACTGGTCGGGCCGAACGGCGAGCACGCGCAGTTGCGCCATCATCCGCGCTTCATCACCGACGACATGCACGCGCTGCGCGACGCGGCGATACACGGTGTCGGCATCGTGCAACTGCCGTGCATGGTCGTCGAGGACGACCTGCGCAACGGCACGCTGGTCGACGTGCTGCCCGGATGGGTGCCGAAGGGTGGCGTGATGCACGCGGTGTTTCCGTCGCGGCGCGGGCTGCTGCCGCGCGTGCGCCTGCTGATCGACTTTCTGGCCGAACACATCCGGAAGGATTGA
- the mmsB gene encoding 3-hydroxyisobutyrate dehydrogenase yields the protein MEIAFIGLGNMGGPMAANLLKAGHALTVFDLDANAVDAAVRAGATAAGSPRDAAARGAVVITMLPAAQHVRAVYLGDDGVLAGARAGATLVDCSTIDPGTVRAVAEAAAQRDFPLADAPVSGGTGGAQAGTLTFMVGAQASLFERIRPVLLDMGKNVVHCGGTGTGQIAKICNNLLLGISMMGVSEAMALGAALGIEPAVLAGIINTSTGRCWSADTYNPYPGVSDTAPAARGYAGGFAANLMLKDLGLATEAARSAHQPVWMGALAQQLYQSMSQQGLGALDFSACVKLYEAQPA from the coding sequence ATGGAAATCGCATTCATCGGGCTCGGCAACATGGGCGGCCCCATGGCCGCCAACCTGCTCAAGGCCGGCCACGCGCTGACGGTGTTCGACCTCGACGCGAACGCGGTCGACGCCGCGGTGCGCGCGGGCGCAACGGCGGCCGGCTCGCCGCGCGACGCGGCCGCGCGCGGCGCGGTCGTGATCACGATGCTGCCGGCCGCGCAGCACGTGCGCGCCGTCTACCTCGGCGACGACGGCGTGCTGGCCGGCGCGCGCGCCGGCGCAACGCTGGTCGACTGCAGCACGATCGATCCCGGCACCGTGCGCGCGGTGGCCGAAGCCGCCGCGCAGCGCGACTTCCCGCTCGCCGACGCGCCCGTGTCGGGCGGCACCGGCGGCGCGCAGGCTGGCACGCTGACCTTCATGGTCGGCGCGCAAGCCTCGCTGTTCGAGCGCATCCGCCCCGTGCTGCTCGACATGGGCAAGAACGTCGTGCATTGCGGCGGCACCGGCACCGGGCAGATCGCGAAGATCTGCAACAACCTGCTGCTCGGGATCTCGATGATGGGCGTATCGGAAGCGATGGCGCTCGGCGCCGCGCTCGGCATCGAGCCGGCCGTGCTGGCCGGCATCATCAACACGTCGACCGGCCGCTGCTGGAGCGCGGACACGTACAACCCGTATCCGGGCGTCAGCGACACCGCGCCGGCCGCGCGCGGCTATGCCGGCGGCTTCGCGGCGAACCTGATGCTGAAGGATCTCGGGCTCGCGACCGAAGCCGCACGAAGCGCGCATCAGCCGGTGTGGATGGGCGCGCTCGCGCAGCAGCTCTATCAGTCGATGAGCCAGCAGGGGCTCGGCGCACTCGACTTCTCCGCGTGCGTGAAGCTGTACGAGGCGCAGCCCGCGTAA